GGACGCACGGCGGGGACTTCTGAGGTGGGTGTATGCCTGCACGAATCCTTCTTGTATTTGCCTTGAACGCCTTGATTTCTCTCCCCATGCTTTGCCAAGCCAGCCCTCCTGCCACCGCTGAACAAGAGCGCCCGGTGATTCATAGCAGTACGCGGGAAGTGCTTCTCGACATGGTCGTCCGCGACAAACATCACCACGCAGTGACCGATCTTCGGCCGGAGGAAGTGGAAGTCTACGAAGACGGGGTCCGGCAGAACATTAGGGTTTTTCGCAGCATTCGAGGCAGCGAGCAACTAGAGACCGAACGAAGCGCAGCCAGCGCTGAGAGCACGGCCGCAGCCAAAAGCGGCGAGATTCCTCGCCCTCTGAATTCCATGCGACAGGTGAACTTTGTATCGGTTGTGTTCGCGGAGATTGCTCCACTGAATCTGGAGTTCGCGCGGCGTGCGGTGCAGGAGTTTCTCAACAGCGACAATCTGCCAAACACCTACATCACGATCTACCAATTGAATCGCACTTTGCAGCTGATGCAGCCCTATACCAGCGATAAAGATTTGCTGGCGAAGTCCGTCGAAGCAGCTACGAAAGGCTTGAAAGGAGGGGGAGGGCCGGGTATCACGTCGACCGTAGCCAGCAGCGCTCTGGCAACGCTGAACGCAACCACAGAGAACATTCTTGCGTCTCCCGCCACAGGGGCGGCCACTACACAAGCGGCCCAGGCGGCGCTGGACAATCCGCTGGCTGCGATCGCTCGTGATCCGCTATTTGCAGCCAATGCCGCATCCCAGGATGTTTCCATCCAACTGGGCAGCGCAATGCTCGCTCAGGCCGCGTTGGTCAAAGGGCTGCGTTTCTCGACCAGTCTTTCCGACGGCATGGACGCCATGGATTCGCTGCATCAACTGGTTCGCAGTGAAGAATTGTTACCGGGCCGCAAGGTAGTGCTCTACCTGGCGGACGGATTGACTTTTCCCATGAACCGGCGTGATGCCGTCGACAACCTGATCAGCTACGCCAACCGCTCCGGAGTCTCCTTCTATACCATCGACACCCGCGGATTGAATGTGGAAGATCCCATGATGGACGCTCTGGCAGCGCAACGTCGCACCGGAGCCGAGAGTGTGGCGGCAGTGGTCGATCCTATCAACGCGCACCGCGAAGACGATGACGTTCAGTTGACCGCAGTCGCGAGCGGCCAGCTCAACATGCGGGAACTCGCCGAATCGACCGGCGGATTCGCAGTCACCAATACTAACGAAATATCCCTGCCCATGCAGCACATGATGGAGGACATTCGTACCCATTATGAACTGGCTTATGCTCCGACTTCGACCAATTACGATGGGCACTTCCGTAAGATCGAAGTCAAGATCAGCCGCCCCAAGGTAAC
This genomic stretch from Candidatus Sulfotelmatobacter sp. harbors:
- a CDS encoding VWA domain-containing protein yields the protein MPARILLVFALNALISLPMLCQASPPATAEQERPVIHSSTREVLLDMVVRDKHHHAVTDLRPEEVEVYEDGVRQNIRVFRSIRGSEQLETERSAASAESTAAAKSGEIPRPLNSMRQVNFVSVVFAEIAPLNLEFARRAVQEFLNSDNLPNTYITIYQLNRTLQLMQPYTSDKDLLAKSVEAATKGLKGGGGPGITSTVASSALATLNATTENILASPATGAATTQAAQAALDNPLAAIARDPLFAANAASQDVSIQLGSAMLAQAALVKGLRFSTSLSDGMDAMDSLHQLVRSEELLPGRKVVLYLADGLTFPMNRRDAVDNLISYANRSGVSFYTIDTRGLNVEDPMMDALAAQRRTGAESVAAVVDPINAHREDDDVQLTAVASGQLNMRELAESTGGFAVTNTNEISLPMQHMMEDIRTHYELAYAPTSTNYDGHFRKIEVKISRPKVTLQTRKGYYAVPDLNGEPLQPYELLALNAMKARPVSFEFPYQISAMKFRPHENAVQYEVAFEIPLSGIKPVPDRKTGELRVRAALVAFIHDSTGEIVKKVSREVLRKVASADAAQLQSDRILYAEPVDLQPGHYVIETAVTDETTGKTSTKSVSLYVDPGKNLSLSSLGLVRRFEPLTGPPRPLSPFELENGRVTPTLADSVPGNPVSLYFVVYPAKHPDGEAPKVTLKLLRDGKEIAYKPLNLDQPGPDGSIPMLVQLTPGPGQCDVLVTAKQGSSVAESSLSVRIE